In Arcobacter sp. F2176, the following proteins share a genomic window:
- a CDS encoding flagellar hook-basal body complex protein: MNGSLYNALSGISAASNYVDVTSNNIANVNTIAHKESRISFADLMYQNGEGKGVGEGTINKTFRQGGVKDTNNPYDFAIQGKGFFVVTDPDTNKTFYTRAGNFLESKAGMLVNNQGLEVMGLQTKVISTTTSDGTTAFGDNYTMPLASAIITQEDRTLSINTKSTDYRDSATDVGVSGNNYKTANSVISDIELLKKDYTDKLKLLESNPNEVSVSSTFQESKIDYKDYETKLNNQNDVLRLNLGNVEIKQNFDTDALTTMKKLADQISDEEGYSASFDPATSTLTINNLVAGRNTKITSPTINATEATVDTVDAIKGSGLAMVESSRDALNQAVQLANAKFLDIQNGIPAPNQATLTLEPINLKLTNIGLASYNDTKFSVADDGVLLLTQGSNTYVVGRVSTVYFPDEQSLNAAGDNLYTQTKDSGEPKNADILNNIAANSVEVSNISTSTALTKLIVAQRAFEANSKSMTTSDDFLKTAIQLKTT, translated from the coding sequence ATGAATGGTAGTTTATACAATGCATTATCTGGTATTAGTGCAGCATCTAATTATGTTGATGTAACATCAAATAACATTGCTAATGTAAATACTATTGCTCATAAAGAAAGTAGAATTTCTTTTGCTGATTTAATGTATCAAAATGGAGAAGGAAAAGGTGTTGGAGAAGGAACAATAAATAAAACATTTAGACAAGGCGGAGTAAAGGATACAAACAATCCATACGACTTTGCAATACAAGGAAAAGGTTTTTTTGTTGTAACTGACCCAGATACAAATAAAACATTTTATACAAGAGCTGGAAATTTTTTAGAATCTAAAGCTGGGATGCTTGTAAATAATCAAGGTTTAGAGGTAATGGGACTTCAAACAAAAGTTATATCTACAACAACTTCTGATGGTACAACTGCTTTTGGTGATAATTATACTATGCCATTAGCATCAGCAATAATTACGCAAGAAGATAGAACTTTATCAATTAATACTAAATCAACTGATTATCGAGATAGTGCAACAGATGTAGGTGTTTCAGGTAATAATTATAAAACAGCAAATTCTGTTATTTCAGATATTGAATTGTTAAAAAAAGATTATACAGATAAGTTGAAATTATTAGAGTCTAACCCAAATGAAGTTTCAGTTTCTTCTACTTTTCAAGAATCAAAGATTGATTACAAAGATTATGAAACAAAATTAAATAATCAAAATGATGTTTTAAGATTGAATCTAGGAAATGTTGAAATTAAACAAAATTTTGATACTGATGCTTTAACAACTATGAAAAAACTAGCTGACCAGATTTCAGATGAAGAGGGATATTCCGCTTCTTTTGATCCAGCTACAAGTACTTTAACAATTAATAATTTAGTAGCAGGAAGAAATACAAAAATTACTTCACCAACTATAAATGCAACTGAAGCAACTGTTGATACAGTTGATGCAATTAAAGGTTCAGGTTTAGCAATGGTTGAGTCTTCAAGAGATGCTTTAAATCAAGCTGTACAATTAGCAAATGCAAAGTTTCTTGATATTCAAAATGGTATTCCAGCACCAAATCAAGCAACACTTACCCTTGAACCTATAAACTTAAAATTAACAAATATAGGTTTAGCATCATATAATGATACAAAATTTAGTGTTGCAGATGATGGAGTTTTATTACTAACACAAGGAAGTAATACTTATGTTGTAGGTAGAGTATCAACTGTTTATTTTCCTGATGAACAAAGTTTAAATGCAGCAGGTGATAATTTATATACACAAACAAAAGATTCTGGCGAGCCAAAAAATGCAGATATATTAAATAATATAGCTGCAAATAGTGTGGAAGTAAGTAATATAAGTACATCAACAGCATTGACAAAACTAATAGTTGCACAAAGAGCTTTTGAAGCTAATTCAAAATCTATGACAACATCTGATGATTTTTTAAAGACAGCAATACAACTTAAAACTACATAA
- a CDS encoding flagellar hook assembly protein FlgD: MATTDNVQVSTATGVNGQQYTQAISNDKLTNEDFLNLMLEQMKQQDPTKPMDSQSMLDSQMQMSTIETNLDMSTSMKALQQSFAQMNLSTATNVIGKIVETDELGDDGLRRAYQIGSAESINGEIYVEGLEIITNEKGELTYANETTRIPYSSISRINYTPTSGSGGSTNPPDTTTGDDTTTAENNTGSSDTTTNS; encoded by the coding sequence ATGGCAACTACAGATAATGTACAAGTAAGTACTGCTACTGGTGTAAACGGTCAGCAGTATACACAAGCTATTAGTAATGATAAGCTTACAAATGAAGATTTTTTAAATTTAATGTTAGAACAAATGAAACAACAAGATCCAACTAAGCCTATGGATTCACAAAGTATGCTTGATTCACAAATGCAAATGTCAACAATTGAGACAAACTTAGATATGTCAACTTCAATGAAAGCATTACAACAATCTTTTGCTCAAATGAATTTATCAACAGCAACTAATGTTATAGGTAAAATAGTTGAAACTGATGAATTAGGAGATGATGGACTTAGAAGAGCTTATCAAATTGGTTCAGCAGAATCAATAAATGGCGAAATTTATGTAGAGGGTCTTGAAATCATTACAAATGAAAAGGGTGAATTAACTTATGCTAATGAAACTACTAGAATCCCATATAGTAGCATAAGTAGAATTAATTATACTCCTACTTCAGGATCAGGTGGAAGTACGAACCCACCAGATACAACAACTGGTGATGATACAACTACAGCTGAAAATAATACTGGTTCATCTGATACAACAACAAATAGCTAA
- a CDS encoding FliM/FliN family flagellar motor switch protein: MEINDRAYDLLVDTQITVDVMLGSANITIKDFLDLGEGDILSLDKAAGAGGDIYVNSRIIGTGDIIVIDEKLAVRVQDAMDSDNVVRYFFDENML, translated from the coding sequence ATGGAAATTAATGACAGAGCATACGATCTTTTAGTCGATACCCAAATTACAGTAGATGTAATGCTAGGTAGTGCAAATATTACTATTAAAGACTTCCTAGATTTAGGTGAGGGTGACATATTATCACTTGATAAAGCAGCAGGAGCTGGAGGTGATATTTATGTTAACAGTAGAATTATTGGTACAGGAGATATTATCGTTATTGATGAAAAATTAGCAGTTAGAGTTCAAGATGCTATGGATTCAGATAATGTAGTAAGATATTTCTTTGATGAAAATATGTTATAG
- a CDS encoding FliH/SctL family protein, with protein MEKNNVYSNAKVIKSKDGIENFQLGTFLNTGEITQTDQMQMVAKLDEKQVSINGDQILAEIKALAGTIAAVQQKVDGLEHIGLAGGKDIDHQVVQAIKDLKHYAAFFEQATFQLETKILKTSISIAQKIISVEIGENSAKIAKETIHNILDKIKTASKVKIHLNPRDFELLKNDLNLEGTHISLVQDGNVTAGGVVIASDLGNFDGNIEAKVNSMLESLDSIM; from the coding sequence ATGGAAAAAAACAATGTATACTCTAATGCAAAAGTAATTAAATCTAAAGATGGAATTGAAAACTTTCAATTAGGAACTTTTTTAAATACTGGTGAAATTACACAAACTGATCAAATGCAAATGGTTGCAAAATTAGATGAGAAACAAGTAAGTATTAATGGTGATCAAATATTAGCTGAGATCAAAGCTCTTGCTGGAACTATTGCTGCTGTTCAACAAAAAGTTGATGGCTTAGAACATATTGGATTAGCAGGTGGTAAAGATATAGATCATCAAGTGGTTCAAGCTATTAAAGACTTAAAACATTATGCAGCTTTTTTTGAACAGGCAACTTTTCAATTAGAAACAAAAATACTTAAAACATCTATTTCTATAGCTCAAAAAATCATTTCCGTAGAAATAGGGGAAAATTCAGCAAAAATAGCAAAAGAGACTATTCATAATATATTAGACAAAATAAAAACTGCTTCAAAAGTAAAGATTCATCTAAATCCTAGAGACTTTGAACTTCTAAAAAATGACTTAAATCTTGAAGGTACTCATATCTCTTTAGTTCAAGATGGAAATGTAACTGCTGGAGGTGTTGTAATTGCCAGTGACCTAGGAAATTTTGATGGGAATATAGAAGCAAAAGTAAACTCAATGCTAGAATCACTTGATTCTATAATGTAA
- the fliG gene encoding flagellar motor switch protein FliG produces the protein MQNPLDHELTKGMPMLQKVATFFVLIGEEATVKIFQHLPRHVVENISTAITQLGSIDKDTSLAILEEFHLYTRTKGFISSGGYDYAKDLLYKSLGKSDADEILAKLSKMQLASQSFNYLDAINPKQLADFIKEESPQTIAVILAHMNANGAADVLNQLDEDVKVKVTMQMATIKDVSPDVVRTISIVLEKKLESLLSSIVDVGGVKVVADMLNRMGPKSQDILKNINGVDTALATKIKENMFVFEDLLALDKDDIMKILQNVEMADVAVAMKNATEDDLAVVRSAMSQRASDRFQEEFEMLTKVKIKDIESAQRKMLDAAQKLIEEGVIEREVE, from the coding sequence ATGCAAAACCCACTAGATCATGAATTGACTAAGGGTATGCCAATGCTACAAAAAGTGGCTACCTTTTTTGTATTAATTGGAGAAGAAGCAACTGTTAAAATTTTTCAACATTTACCTAGGCATGTTGTAGAAAATATATCTACTGCTATTACACAATTGGGCTCGATTGATAAAGATACTTCATTGGCTATTTTGGAAGAGTTTCATTTATATACAAGAACAAAGGGATTTATTAGTTCTGGTGGATATGATTATGCAAAAGATCTTTTATACAAATCTTTAGGTAAAAGTGATGCAGATGAAATTTTAGCAAAATTATCTAAAATGCAACTAGCTTCACAATCATTTAATTATCTTGATGCTATAAATCCAAAGCAATTAGCGGATTTTATTAAAGAAGAATCTCCTCAAACAATTGCAGTTATTTTGGCTCATATGAATGCTAATGGTGCGGCTGATGTTCTAAATCAGTTAGATGAAGATGTAAAAGTTAAAGTTACAATGCAAATGGCTACAATAAAAGATGTATCTCCTGATGTTGTAAGAACTATTTCAATAGTTTTAGAAAAAAAGCTAGAATCACTTTTATCTTCAATTGTGGATGTTGGTGGGGTTAAGGTTGTAGCTGATATGTTAAATAGAATGGGACCTAAGTCTCAAGATATACTTAAAAATATCAATGGTGTAGATACCGCCCTAGCTACAAAAATTAAAGAGAACATGTTTGTATTTGAAGACTTACTTGCTTTAGATAAAGATGATATAATGAAAATACTTCAAAATGTAGAAATGGCAGATGTTGCAGTTGCAATGAAAAATGCAACAGAAGATGATCTTGCAGTTGTAAGAAGTGCAATGTCTCAAAGAGCTAGTGATAGATTTCAAGAAGAGTTTGAAATGCTTACAAAAGTTAAAATTAAAGATATTGAATCAGCTCAAAGAAAAATGCTTGATGCAGCCCAAAAACTTATTGAAGAGGGTGTAATTGAGAGGGAAGTAGAATAA
- the fliF gene encoding flagellar basal-body MS-ring/collar protein FliF has translation MDQLLKFVNNLNSAQRAVIIGGFSLLLVLLLGLLIYSNVKAEDSKLNYTIATNLTKNQVMLASSELEASGILFSVVGSGNSLTLKTSKDFINIAKIKLVTSDAATNKHVGWEIFEKSSLGTTNFENKVKYLRALEGELSRALESLSGILRASVKLAIPKETIFTERKTPPTASAVLSLKPGVFLTQKQIDGIKNFIASAIPNLTIENIKLIDQDGSILEQSKEEVDNLSSVTQNKYKKRLEKEFEGKIVDLLEPFVGKGRVVARVSLSLNFSKKHTQEEIYEPEGTIRSQQTTENTSSSDGVVKDTAAVPGVQSNIQAPQPEGNSGTNSSKNESSKNIINYEISKRVIDHEDKNYATINKITAAVTFDSTVLTDVQNKDEFINNIVEVVQDTIGYDDKRGDKITVKDFKFVTYDKKANLDENGNPIVEDSGDTIGMVKAILAEFSEYFQYLIALILLFIFYRKFIVKNDVVILGDGVGTTGTGKAGKGKDINIPGITDDTKLEDEFNLDSAKGRLKSKVRSQILNNLEGLDEESAAKYEVLIEEIDRIINNEPAEMAKMIELLLSEDTGKKYNNNKKKGR, from the coding sequence ATGGATCAACTTTTAAAGTTTGTAAATAATTTAAATTCTGCTCAAAGAGCTGTAATAATAGGAGGTTTTTCCCTTTTATTGGTTCTTCTACTTGGATTATTAATTTATTCGAATGTAAAAGCTGAAGATAGTAAACTAAATTACACAATTGCTACTAATCTTACAAAAAACCAAGTTATGTTAGCTTCAAGTGAATTAGAAGCATCTGGAATTTTATTTTCAGTTGTTGGAAGTGGTAATTCTCTTACTTTAAAAACATCAAAAGATTTTATAAATATTGCGAAAATAAAATTAGTGACAAGTGATGCTGCCACAAATAAACATGTTGGATGGGAAATTTTTGAAAAATCTTCATTAGGTACAACTAACTTTGAAAATAAAGTTAAATATTTAAGAGCTTTAGAGGGTGAACTTTCAAGAGCCTTAGAATCTTTATCTGGTATATTAAGGGCTTCTGTAAAGTTAGCTATTCCAAAGGAAACAATTTTTACTGAAAGAAAAACACCTCCTACTGCATCTGCAGTTTTAAGTTTAAAACCAGGTGTTTTTTTAACTCAAAAACAAATTGATGGAATCAAAAACTTTATTGCTTCTGCAATTCCTAATTTAACAATAGAAAATATTAAACTTATAGATCAAGATGGTTCAATTTTAGAACAATCAAAAGAAGAAGTAGATAATTTAAGCTCAGTGACTCAAAATAAGTATAAAAAAAGATTGGAAAAAGAGTTTGAAGGAAAAATTGTAGATTTATTAGAACCTTTTGTTGGAAAAGGAAGAGTAGTCGCTAGGGTTTCACTAAGTTTAAACTTTTCAAAAAAACACACTCAAGAAGAAATTTATGAACCAGAAGGGACTATTCGAAGTCAACAAACTACTGAAAATACTTCTTCATCTGATGGAGTAGTAAAAGATACAGCAGCAGTTCCTGGTGTTCAAAGTAACATTCAAGCACCGCAACCAGAAGGAAACAGTGGAACTAATTCATCAAAAAATGAAAGTTCAAAAAATATAATTAATTATGAGATTTCTAAAAGAGTTATAGATCATGAAGACAAAAATTATGCAACTATAAATAAAATCACGGCAGCTGTAACTTTTGATTCTACCGTTTTAACTGATGTTCAAAATAAAGATGAGTTTATTAATAATATTGTAGAAGTGGTTCAAGATACTATAGGTTATGATGATAAAAGAGGTGATAAAATCACTGTAAAAGATTTCAAATTTGTCACTTATGATAAAAAAGCAAACCTTGATGAAAATGGTAATCCAATTGTAGAAGATTCTGGAGATACAATTGGTATGGTAAAAGCTATATTAGCTGAGTTTAGTGAGTATTTTCAATATTTAATTGCTTTAATCTTATTGTTTATTTTTTACAGAAAATTTATTGTTAAAAATGATGTTGTTATTCTAGGCGATGGAGTTGGAACTACAGGAACTGGAAAAGCTGGTAAGGGAAAAGATATTAATATTCCTGGTATAACTGATGACACTAAATTAGAAGATGAATTTAATTTAGATAGTGCAAAAGGTAGGTTAAAATCTAAAGTAAGAAGTCAGATTTTAAATAATCTTGAAGGATTAGATGAAGAATCAGCAGCTAAATATGAAGTCTTAATAGAAGAAATTGATAGAATAATCAATAATGAACCAGCTGAAATGGCAAAAATGATAGAGTTGTTATTATCAGAAGATACTGGTAAAAAATACAATAATAACAAGAAGAAAGGAAGATAG
- the flgB gene encoding flagellar basal body rod protein FlgB, translated as MKPSNVSELLFNTLSYRAERQKVISSNIANINTPDYKTKDLSFESQLQEKNKQKNLKLVTTNQNHIKSQEQNGKNSKMEVYEVENLQEQNDGNNVNLDTQMSEMAKNNTMFQAIQGSIRKDVTFFTSVIDASAKN; from the coding sequence ATGAAACCAAGTAATGTAAGCGAACTTTTATTTAACACATTAAGTTATAGAGCAGAGAGACAAAAGGTTATATCTAGTAATATTGCTAATATAAATACTCCTGATTATAAAACAAAAGATTTAAGTTTTGAATCACAACTTCAAGAAAAAAATAAACAAAAAAATTTGAAATTAGTAACAACCAATCAAAATCATATTAAATCACAAGAACAAAATGGCAAAAATTCAAAAATGGAAGTTTATGAAGTTGAAAACTTGCAAGAACAAAATGATGGAAATAATGTAAATTTGGACACACAAATGAGTGAAATGGCAAAAAATAATACAATGTTTCAAGCAATACAAGGCTCAATAAGAAAAGATGTTACTTTTTTCACATCAGTTATAGATGCTTCTGCCAAAAACTAA
- a CDS encoding flagellar hook-basal body protein — protein MNQGMYPLAAAMVNQINRVDTVSNNLANSRTIGFKQESLAEGTFNNYLLKANLEGKKSEYINELTNKVPKIDQKFINSSQGPIVQTGNDLDFALKEPQTFFAVLDQNGNVQYTKDGSFKNLDGFLVDSKGNNVLSADGEPIAIEEGFKQAIGVFNIDYNNLEKFGDNNYKLKDEQQAAVQVQAEEDNENFVLQGSLEQSNVNSVMAMVQLIEAQRSYEQAQKGITGIDSMNKTIIQKLGNG, from the coding sequence ATGAATCAAGGAATGTACCCTTTAGCAGCTGCTATGGTAAATCAAATAAATAGAGTTGATACTGTATCTAATAATTTAGCAAATAGTAGAACTATAGGATTTAAACAAGAAAGCTTAGCTGAAGGCACTTTTAACAACTATTTGTTAAAAGCAAATCTTGAGGGTAAAAAATCAGAATATATAAATGAATTGACAAATAAAGTTCCTAAAATTGATCAAAAATTTATTAATAGTTCACAAGGTCCTATAGTGCAAACTGGAAATGATTTAGATTTTGCTTTGAAAGAACCTCAAACTTTTTTTGCAGTTTTAGATCAAAATGGAAATGTGCAATATACAAAAGATGGTTCATTTAAAAACCTTGATGGATTTTTAGTAGACTCAAAAGGAAATAATGTTTTAAGTGCAGATGGCGAACCTATAGCTATTGAAGAGGGCTTTAAACAAGCAATTGGAGTATTTAATATTGATTACAATAATTTAGAAAAATTTGGAGATAATAATTATAAGTTAAAAGATGAACAACAAGCAGCAGTACAAGTTCAAGCTGAGGAAGATAACGAAAACTTTGTGCTTCAAGGTTCGCTGGAACAATCAAATGTAAATAGTGTTATGGCAATGGTTCAATTGATTGAAGCTCAAAGAAGCTATGAACAAGCACAAAAAGGTATAACAGGTATTGATAGTATGAATAAAACAATAATTCAAAAATTAGGTAACGGTTAA
- a CDS encoding response regulator: MKILIVDDSSTMRRIIGNVVMQLGIDKEDFDEAEDGVKAWNKLASKQYDVILTDWNMPNMNGLDLVKKVRKEGNHQSTPIIMITTEGGKGEVITALKAGVNNYIVKPFNAEILKEKLDGVFKK, from the coding sequence ATGAAAATACTAATAGTTGATGATAGTTCTACTATGAGAAGAATTATTGGTAATGTTGTGATGCAGTTAGGAATTGATAAAGAAGATTTCGATGAAGCTGAAGATGGAGTAAAGGCTTGGAATAAATTGGCTAGCAAACAATACGATGTTATTTTAACTGATTGGAATATGCCTAATATGAATGGCTTAGATTTAGTTAAAAAAGTAAGAAAAGAGGGTAATCATCAAAGTACACCTATAATTATGATTACTACTGAAGGCGGTAAAGGGGAAGTTATTACTGCTTTAAAAGCTGGAGTAAATAATTATATTGTTAAACCTTTTAATGCAGAGATATTAAAAGAAAAATTAGATGGTGTATTTAAAAAATAG
- the flgG gene encoding flagellar basal-body rod protein FlgG, giving the protein MIKGMYTAASGMYAQQHQIDVTSNNISNVNTAGFKKDRAEFQDLMYQRLNYTGGATSQDTRNPTGIDVGSGVRISGIQKSFTEGDLQSTGNDLDIAIEGKGFFRITMPDGEIAYTRNGQFKVNSDGSIVNGNGYLLDPEIVIPDNLIKINVAADGLITATDPTTGEEQEVGQITLSDFVNSAGLEPLGESLFKATTASGDPIDANPTEEQFGNLRQGFVEMSNVKLVTEMVDLITAQRAYEANSKAIQTADKLLTIANQLKTS; this is encoded by the coding sequence ATGATAAAAGGAATGTATACAGCAGCTTCAGGAATGTATGCGCAGCAGCATCAAATTGATGTTACTTCAAATAATATTTCAAATGTAAATACGGCTGGATTTAAAAAAGACAGAGCTGAATTTCAAGATTTAATGTATCAAAGATTAAACTATACAGGTGGTGCCACTAGTCAAGACACTAGAAATCCAACAGGAATTGATGTAGGTTCTGGAGTTAGAATTTCAGGTATACAAAAGTCTTTTACAGAAGGTGACTTACAATCAACAGGTAATGACTTAGACATAGCCATTGAAGGTAAAGGTTTTTTTAGAATAACTATGCCTGATGGAGAAATAGCCTATACTAGAAATGGACAATTCAAAGTTAATAGTGATGGTTCTATAGTAAATGGTAATGGTTACTTATTAGATCCTGAAATTGTTATTCCTGATAATCTTATAAAAATAAATGTAGCTGCAGATGGACTAATTACGGCAACAGATCCAACAACAGGTGAAGAGCAAGAGGTTGGACAAATAACTTTATCTGACTTTGTAAACTCAGCAGGTCTAGAACCATTAGGTGAATCACTTTTTAAAGCAACAACAGCTTCAGGTGATCCAATTGATGCAAATCCTACAGAAGAGCAATTTGGAAATCTTAGACAAGGCTTTGTAGAGATGTCAAATGTAAAACTAGTAACAGAGATGGTAGATTTAATAACTGCACAAAGAGCTTATGAAGCAAATTCAAAAGCAATTCAAACTGCAGATAAGCTATTAACAATAGCAAATCAATTAAAAACTAGTTAA
- the rimM gene encoding ribosome maturation factor RimM (Essential for efficient processing of 16S rRNA), with the protein MKNKIYVAKLGKSVGLTGEIKIFLDSDFPEQFKKGATFTTNKDNSLTVKNYNESRGIISFDEINNIDDAKKLTNQQLFTTEEDTKDNCKLNKDQFFWFDLIDCMVIENEEILGTIIEIHRYPLGDYFEIKTEKSLVEKDLPKNFLLPYEKNYIKSVDIKNKKIDAKDAKAILENS; encoded by the coding sequence ATGAAAAATAAAATCTATGTAGCTAAACTTGGAAAATCAGTAGGATTAACTGGAGAAATTAAAATCTTCCTTGATTCTGATTTTCCAGAGCAGTTTAAAAAAGGTGCTACATTTACAACTAATAAAGATAATTCTCTTACTGTAAAGAATTATAACGAATCAAGAGGTATTATTTCTTTCGATGAAATTAATAATATTGATGATGCTAAAAAACTAACAAATCAACAATTATTCACCACAGAAGAAGACACAAAAGATAACTGCAAATTAAATAAGGATCAATTTTTTTGGTTTGATTTAATAGATTGTATGGTGATTGAAAACGAAGAAATTCTAGGTACAATTATTGAAATTCATAGGTATCCACTTGGTGACTATTTTGAAATAAAAACAGAAAAATCTTTAGTGGAAAAAGATCTTCCAAAAAACTTTTTACTTCCTTATGAAAAAAACTACATCAAAAGTGTAGATATTAAGAATAAAAAAATTGATGCAAAAGATGCAAAAGCTATTTTAGAAAATAGCTAG
- a CDS encoding KH domain-containing protein has translation MIKNFIESYVKLIASNPDSIVVSEKQIDDTFVEVTISADTQDVGKLIGKNGNMINALKTMANGCKAKDGVSYKIQVVAN, from the coding sequence ATGATTAAAAACTTCATTGAAAGCTACGTAAAGCTTATTGCTAGTAATCCAGACTCAATTGTAGTATCTGAAAAGCAAATAGATGATACTTTTGTTGAAGTTACTATAAGTGCAGATACTCAAGATGTGGGTAAACTTATAGGGAAAAATGGAAATATGATAAATGCATTGAAAACTATGGCTAATGGCTGTAAAGCAAAAGATGGTGTATCATATAAAATACAAGTAGTTGCAAACTAA
- the rpsP gene encoding 30S ribosomal protein S16, translated as MTVIRLTRMGRNKKPFYRIVVTDSRKRRDSGWIESIGYYNPVAEPKVLKLDEERYNYWLSVGAKPSEKVKKLAEAK; from the coding sequence ATGACAGTAATTAGATTAACAAGAATGGGTAGAAATAAAAAACCATTTTATAGAATCGTTGTAACAGATTCAAGAAAAAGAAGAGATTCAGGATGGATTGAATCAATTGGTTATTATAACCCAGTAGCAGAACCAAAAGTGTTAAAACTTGACGAAGAGAGATATAACTATTGGTTAAGTGTTGGTGCTAAACCTTCTGAAAAAGTTAAAAAATTAGCTGAAGCAAAATAA
- the ffh gene encoding signal recognition particle protein — MFDVITGSIKSAVNKVRFKDDAASLKKATTELRKALLKADVHHKTTRDLINNVELRTKELGIGQNAFLKALQENLTSILTAEGNQGFVFSNTPPTTVLMTGLQGSGKTTTTGKLANYLKQRKKKVLIAACDLQRLAAVEQLKQICAQIEVDLYFDDNEKDPVKIAKAAQEKAKKELYDVLLVDTAGRLAIDTELMNQLSKVKDALNPDEIFYVADSLTGHDATKTATSFKEQIGIDGVILSKYDGDTKGGVAISLADQVGVPLRFIGVGEKMPDLEVFIPDRIVSRLMGAGDIEGLAEKTSAIIDEKKAKEVTKKIKKGEFNFNDFLEQLKMMSKLGSMKSILGMIPGMSQMAGQLKDMDFENSDEIKRIKALIGSMTPKEREMPSLLNPSRKKRLSKGSGLSEVQVNKILKQFKSASKMAKQLSNKGGMKGLSSMMSQMKGPGGMQGLPR, encoded by the coding sequence TTGTTTGATGTAATAACTGGGTCGATTAAAAGTGCAGTAAATAAAGTAAGATTTAAAGATGATGCAGCATCATTAAAAAAAGCAACAACTGAACTTAGAAAAGCACTATTAAAAGCAGATGTACACCATAAAACTACAAGAGATTTAATCAACAATGTTGAATTAAGAACAAAAGAGTTAGGAATAGGTCAAAACGCCTTTTTAAAAGCTTTACAAGAGAATTTAACAAGCATTTTAACAGCTGAGGGTAATCAAGGTTTTGTATTCTCAAATACTCCTCCAACAACTGTTTTAATGACTGGGCTTCAAGGTTCAGGTAAAACAACAACAACTGGTAAACTTGCAAATTATTTAAAACAAAGAAAGAAAAAAGTTTTAATAGCTGCTTGTGATTTACAAAGACTAGCAGCAGTTGAACAACTAAAACAAATCTGTGCACAAATTGAAGTTGATTTATATTTTGATGACAATGAAAAAGATCCAGTAAAAATTGCAAAAGCTGCTCAAGAAAAAGCAAAAAAAGAACTTTATGATGTACTTTTAGTTGATACAGCTGGACGATTAGCAATTGATACAGAATTAATGAATCAATTATCAAAAGTAAAAGATGCCCTAAATCCAGATGAGATTTTTTATGTTGCCGATTCATTAACTGGTCACGATGCAACAAAAACTGCAACTTCTTTTAAAGAACAAATTGGAATAGATGGTGTTATTTTATCTAAATATGATGGTGATACTAAAGGTGGGGTTGCAATCTCTTTAGCTGATCAAGTTGGAGTTCCTTTAAGATTTATAGGTGTTGGTGAAAAAATGCCAGATTTGGAAGTATTTATTCCAGATAGAATTGTTTCTAGACTTATGGGTGCTGGAGATATTGAAGGACTTGCAGAAAAAACATCAGCAATTATTGATGAGAAAAAAGCAAAAGAAGTAACTAAAAAAATCAAAAAAGGTGAGTTTAACTTTAATGACTTTTTAGAACAACTTAAAATGATGAGTAAATTAGGTTCTATGAAATCAATTTTAGGGATGATTCCAGGTATGTCACAAATGGCTGGACAACTAAAAGATATGGATTTTGAAAATTCTGATGAGATAAAAAGAATCAAAGCATTAATTGGTTCTATGACTCCAAAAGAGCGAGAAATGCCATCACTTCTTAATCCAAGTAGAAAAAAAAGATTATCTAAGGGTTCTGGATTATCAGAAGTACAAGTTAATAAAATTTTGAAGCAATTTAAAAGTGCATCAAAAATGGCAAAACAATTATCAAACAAAGGTGGGATGAAAGGCTTATCAAGCATGATGTCTCAAATGAAAGGTCCTGGTGGAATGCAAGGTCTACCACGATAA